A region from the Agrobacterium cucumeris genome encodes:
- a CDS encoding transcriptional regulator: MSLKTPHEHRQTREIALSDRERHYLGLVARGKHPSHIALVTGATEAEVKDTLEVVRNQLGATNLLNAVSIALLRGLIEQDI, encoded by the coding sequence ATGTCTTTAAAAACGCCGCATGAACATCGCCAGACGCGCGAGATCGCCCTGTCGGACCGGGAACGGCACTATCTGGGACTGGTGGCGCGGGGTAAACACCCCTCCCACATCGCCCTTGTGACGGGTGCGACCGAGGCAGAGGTGAAGGACACGCTGGAAGTGGTGCGTAACCAGCTGGGTGCCACCAATCTGCTGAATGCCGTCAGCATTGCCCTGCTGCGTGGCCTGATCGAGCAGGATATCTGA
- a CDS encoding helix-turn-helix domain-containing protein: MPEKRVSDEITVVAGLAAGVSNYARSRGIDIVPICKALNIDPATFDSLTERISLDRLCRLLETCALISGDDAFGLQCASAFPAGASGAFGYGLISAPTVRAFLRFLQDHVYYATNNSNFTMVADTTHVTLSWSFAPVIAKRDQYVDLSLTVLIQRLRDILGERINQVEIGLERQKPNNIQLFKERMTKRISFSQAIHTMRIPVSLLDVANPNADERLFELMNLQCRMLRPETSADATHFIDQVKRYMQMRLSDAELSLGEIAPYFNLSERSFQRRLAELGTNLNEIKDAIRKNAGFKLLVESDLSVSDISYRLGYSTPGAFSRSVSRWFGATPTDIRKKHAHHSAG; encoded by the coding sequence ATGCCCGAAAAGAGGGTCAGTGACGAGATAACTGTGGTGGCTGGTCTGGCCGCCGGCGTTAGCAATTATGCGCGGTCGCGGGGGATTGATATCGTCCCCATTTGCAAGGCTCTCAATATTGATCCCGCCACTTTCGACAGTCTGACGGAGCGCATAAGTCTCGACAGATTATGCCGATTGCTCGAAACCTGCGCCTTGATTTCCGGTGACGACGCCTTCGGTCTGCAATGCGCCTCCGCATTTCCGGCCGGCGCATCCGGTGCATTTGGTTACGGTTTGATCAGCGCGCCGACGGTGCGGGCTTTCCTGCGGTTTCTTCAGGATCACGTTTATTACGCGACCAACAACAGCAATTTCACCATGGTTGCGGATACCACGCATGTAACGCTTTCCTGGTCCTTCGCGCCTGTTATTGCCAAGCGTGATCAATATGTGGATCTTTCCCTGACAGTGCTGATCCAGCGCCTTCGCGATATTCTGGGCGAGCGGATCAATCAGGTCGAAATAGGTCTGGAGCGACAGAAACCGAATAATATTCAGCTATTTAAAGAAAGAATGACCAAACGGATCAGCTTCTCCCAGGCGATCCACACGATGCGTATTCCTGTCTCGCTCCTCGACGTGGCCAATCCGAACGCAGATGAGCGGCTGTTCGAACTGATGAACCTGCAATGCCGGATGCTGCGACCGGAAACATCGGCGGATGCAACACATTTCATCGATCAGGTAAAACGGTATATGCAGATGCGGCTGTCGGATGCGGAGCTTTCGCTTGGCGAAATCGCCCCCTACTTCAATCTTTCCGAACGGAGTTTTCAGCGGCGGCTTGCCGAACTTGGCACCAATCTCAACGAGATAAAAGACGCCATACGCAAAAATGCCGGCTTCAAGCTTCTGGTGGAAAGCGACCTTTCGGTGTCCGACATAAGCTATCGACTGGGCTATTCAACGCCCGGTGCGTTTTCGCGCTCCGTTTCCCGCTGGTTTGGGGCAACGCCGACGGATATTCGCAAGAAACATGCGCATCATTCCGCCGGATAA
- the phnN gene encoding phosphonate metabolism protein/1,5-bisphosphokinase (PRPP-forming) PhnN, which produces MTGNGEVSRREKTPGTMIVVVGPSGAGKDTLMDYAATQLSGRPGFHFTRRVITRSGDAGGENHDAVSMQEFNRLQDEGAFAVSWQAHGLKYGIPAAVYRQLEAGDVVIANGSRSALPEFSSAFSRLRVVNIVARPEVLARRLEQRGRESREDILRRLERSSLAVVGDFDVTTVDNSGAIEDAGKTIMQVLEQSAGRD; this is translated from the coding sequence ATGACCGGCAACGGAGAAGTCAGCCGGCGCGAGAAAACGCCCGGCACGATGATTGTGGTTGTCGGCCCGAGCGGGGCCGGCAAGGATACGCTAATGGACTATGCGGCAACGCAATTGTCCGGACGGCCCGGCTTCCACTTCACCCGCCGGGTGATTACCCGCAGTGGTGATGCGGGTGGCGAAAATCACGATGCCGTTTCGATGCAGGAGTTCAACCGGCTGCAGGATGAGGGCGCATTCGCCGTCTCCTGGCAGGCGCATGGGCTGAAATATGGTATTCCGGCTGCGGTCTACCGCCAGCTTGAGGCGGGGGACGTGGTGATCGCCAACGGTTCCCGCTCGGCCTTGCCTGAATTCAGCTCCGCCTTTTCCCGCCTGAGGGTGGTGAACATCGTCGCCCGGCCGGAAGTGCTGGCGCGGCGGCTGGAACAGCGCGGGCGGGAAAGCCGCGAGGATATTCTACGGCGGCTGGAACGCAGCTCGCTTGCGGTCGTCGGAGATTTTGACGTGACGACGGTGGATAATAGCGGCGCGATCGAAGATGCGGGCAAGACCATCATGCAGGTATTGGAACAAAGCGCCGGCCGCGACTGA
- a CDS encoding alpha-D-ribose 1-methylphosphonate 5-triphosphate diphosphatase → MTEHALSNARIVLEDDIILGSVLIRDGKIADITEGASKTGEDLEGDFLIPGLVELHTDHLEQHYSPRPGVIWDKIAAIQAHDAQVASSGITTVFDCLRLGSDEDGGFKKGEMREMADAIEAAADQNRLRADHLLHLRCEVASADVLEHFEDFETDPRVRLISLMDHSPGQRQFQSMDQYIFYYQKKRGLSDEAFGEFVRRRQAASAEYSAKHRDYLAATCAKRGITVASHDDATEAHVGEAIGHGVKLAEFPTSVEAAKASHSAGMSVLMGAPNIVRGKSHSGNIAARDLAEIGVLDVLSSDYVPFSLLFAPFLLADQVEAITLPEALRMVTATPARTVGLLDRGRIATGLRADLVRVHREDGVPVTRSVWRQGKRVA, encoded by the coding sequence ATGACCGAGCACGCCCTCTCCAATGCCCGTATCGTTTTGGAAGACGATATCATTCTGGGATCCGTTCTGATCCGCGACGGCAAGATTGCGGATATCACCGAAGGCGCCTCCAAAACCGGAGAAGACCTCGAAGGCGACTTCCTGATCCCGGGTCTGGTGGAACTGCATACCGACCATCTGGAACAGCACTATTCACCGCGCCCCGGCGTGATCTGGGACAAGATCGCCGCCATTCAGGCCCATGATGCACAGGTTGCGTCATCAGGCATCACCACCGTGTTCGATTGCCTGCGGCTCGGCTCGGATGAGGATGGCGGCTTCAAAAAGGGCGAAATGCGGGAAATGGCTGATGCCATCGAAGCGGCAGCGGATCAGAACCGCCTGCGCGCAGATCACCTGCTGCATCTGCGCTGTGAGGTCGCCTCCGCCGATGTGCTGGAACATTTCGAAGATTTCGAAACCGATCCGCGTGTGCGGCTGATTTCGCTGATGGACCACTCCCCGGGCCAGCGCCAGTTCCAGTCGATGGACCAGTACATCTTCTATTACCAGAAGAAGCGCGGGCTGAGCGACGAGGCTTTTGGCGAGTTCGTCCGCCGGCGGCAGGCCGCATCGGCCGAATATTCCGCCAAGCACCGGGATTATCTGGCCGCCACCTGCGCCAAGCGCGGCATCACCGTCGCAAGCCATGACGACGCCACCGAAGCGCATGTGGGCGAAGCCATCGGCCACGGCGTTAAACTGGCGGAATTTCCCACCAGCGTCGAGGCTGCAAAAGCCTCGCATAGCGCTGGCATGAGTGTCTTGATGGGCGCTCCGAATATCGTTCGCGGCAAGTCCCATTCCGGCAACATCGCCGCCCGCGATCTCGCCGAGATCGGTGTGCTGGATGTTCTTTCTTCCGACTATGTGCCGTTCAGCCTGCTTTTCGCACCGTTCCTGCTCGCCGATCAGGTGGAAGCCATCACCCTGCCTGAAGCGCTCCGTATGGTCACCGCCACACCGGCTCGCACCGTTGGTCTTCTTGACCGCGGCCGTATCGCCACGGGATTGCGGGCCGATCTGGTTCGGGTTCACCGCGAAGATGGCGTACCGGTCACCCGCTCGGTCTGGCGTCAGGGCAAGCGCGTGGCATGA
- a CDS encoding DUF1045 domain-containing protein — translation MLAVRYAIYFSPAKDHPLTEAASRWLGRNAFSGTLHDDHDAYADMTEEPRRYGFHATLKAPFELAEKYSEAELLAAVEGFAASQPAFDIPRVVVGALGPFFALVPDRTYQPLQDFAAEIVDHFDRFRAPLSETDIARRRPQMLTESQRQNLSLWGYPHVMDDFRFHMTLTGRIDEDDQPAMQEVLSARFAEFVDQPLTISGLALFIEETRGAPFTVHRWHPLGQQPKKDANP, via the coding sequence GTGCTTGCCGTGCGCTACGCCATCTATTTTTCTCCGGCTAAAGATCATCCGCTGACTGAAGCAGCGTCGCGCTGGCTTGGGCGCAATGCATTTTCCGGTACGCTGCATGATGACCATGACGCCTATGCGGACATGACGGAAGAACCCCGCCGTTACGGTTTCCACGCGACCCTGAAGGCTCCCTTCGAGCTTGCCGAAAAATACAGCGAGGCCGAGCTTCTTGCCGCTGTCGAAGGTTTTGCCGCAAGCCAGCCGGCCTTCGATATTCCGCGTGTCGTCGTTGGCGCGCTCGGGCCGTTTTTCGCGCTGGTTCCGGACCGGACCTACCAGCCGCTGCAGGATTTTGCCGCCGAGATCGTCGACCATTTTGACCGGTTTCGCGCGCCTCTGTCGGAGACCGATATTGCCCGCCGGCGGCCACAGATGCTGACGGAAAGCCAGCGGCAAAATCTGTCGCTCTGGGGTTATCCGCATGTCATGGACGACTTCCGTTTTCACATGACGCTGACCGGTCGTATCGACGAAGACGACCAGCCCGCCATGCAGGAGGTGCTTTCGGCGCGGTTTGCCGAATTCGTCGACCAGCCTCTCACCATTTCCGGCCTCGCTTTGTTCATCGAAGAAACGCGCGGCGCGCCCTTTACCGTTCATCGCTGGCACCCGCTTGGCCAGCAGCCAAAGAAAGATGCGAACCCATGA
- the phnE gene encoding phosphonate ABC transporter, permease protein PhnE: protein MSSSFILNTAERERLTAAHPAIFKRGFMKRYGLLIGILATVIYLISCFFFFNVGPAFMQGRWDRASSYIQDWYSWRAQPRLRFEDGKVAPQWSSRGQYPVDSKIDWLQPLPDGGYSVIYAGMENRLDVTPTRVDVYVDGKNYPVIINGEQARAPEGLPEEIQQDGNKVLVHYGFAGQAEIRTSQVYVQRRFLGWANFLFDTRSEFWGKGYGELAALALWGERLDPERSNLSHMVDDFLDNSVWQHADILSKLMQTLVMAFVGTLFGTLVALPLAFIAARNITANRAANWGMKRLFDFLRSIDMLIWALFFTRSFGPGPIPGIAAIFFTDTGALGKVYAEALENVDDKQREGVKSVGASAIAVNRFGVLPQVLPVFISQSLYFWESNTRSATIIGAVGAGGIGLKLLEAMGTNADWDKVAYMVLLILFVVFLFDHISNSLRSRLIGKTQH, encoded by the coding sequence ATGTCCTCCAGCTTCATTCTCAACACTGCCGAGCGCGAAAGGCTGACCGCCGCGCATCCCGCGATTTTCAAACGCGGCTTCATGAAGCGTTACGGTCTGCTGATCGGTATTCTCGCCACCGTCATCTATCTCATCAGCTGCTTTTTCTTCTTTAATGTCGGGCCGGCTTTCATGCAGGGCCGCTGGGATCGTGCCTCGAGCTATATTCAGGACTGGTATTCCTGGCGTGCCCAGCCGCGCCTGCGCTTCGAAGATGGCAAGGTGGCGCCGCAATGGTCGAGCCGCGGGCAATATCCCGTCGACTCAAAGATCGACTGGTTGCAGCCCTTGCCCGATGGCGGCTACAGCGTGATCTATGCTGGCATGGAAAACCGCCTCGACGTGACGCCGACCCGGGTGGACGTTTATGTCGACGGCAAGAACTACCCCGTCATCATCAACGGTGAGCAGGCGCGGGCGCCTGAGGGACTGCCGGAAGAAATCCAGCAGGACGGCAACAAGGTTCTCGTGCATTACGGTTTTGCCGGCCAGGCGGAAATCCGCACCAGCCAAGTCTATGTACAGCGCCGCTTCCTTGGATGGGCAAACTTCCTGTTTGACACCAGGTCGGAATTCTGGGGCAAAGGCTATGGCGAACTCGCGGCTCTGGCGCTGTGGGGAGAAAGGCTCGATCCCGAGCGCTCCAATCTCAGCCATATGGTGGATGATTTCCTCGACAACAGCGTCTGGCAGCATGCCGATATTCTTTCCAAGCTGATGCAGACGCTGGTCATGGCCTTTGTCGGCACGTTGTTCGGCACGCTCGTTGCCCTGCCGCTCGCCTTCATCGCCGCCCGCAACATCACCGCCAACAGGGCTGCCAACTGGGGCATGAAGCGTCTGTTTGACTTCCTGCGTTCGATCGACATGCTGATCTGGGCGCTGTTCTTCACCCGCAGTTTCGGTCCCGGACCGATCCCCGGCATTGCCGCGATCTTCTTCACCGATACCGGAGCGCTCGGCAAGGTCTATGCCGAGGCGCTGGAGAATGTCGATGACAAGCAGCGCGAGGGCGTCAAATCGGTCGGTGCTTCCGCGATTGCCGTCAATCGTTTCGGCGTGCTTCCGCAGGTGCTGCCGGTCTTCATTTCCCAGTCGCTCTATTTCTGGGAAAGCAATACTCGCTCCGCCACGATCATCGGTGCTGTGGGTGCGGGCGGTATCGGCCTGAAGCTGCTGGAAGCGATGGGCACCAACGCCGACTGGGACAAGGTTGCCTATATGGTCCTGCTTATCCTCTTCGTTGTTTTCCTGTTCGACCATATCTCCAATTCGCTGCGTTCGCGTCTGATTGGAAAAACGCAGCACTAG
- the phnE gene encoding phosphonate ABC transporter, permease protein PhnE produces the protein MTTTLHHGTLSPKGLSASSQTVMRHYQQQLATRRIYTVISLVIFLVILAASLNFANAANSGKFFERLPYFFDFMKTFVPDSPLEIFRAMFDLPSPYADGSLKYNYVADRVYITDSFYIPHFIYQLIITLNIALVSTIIGTSFAFVLCFFASTNLVGAGIVRWVVRRVMEVLRAFPEIVVAGLLTAILSIGPIAAIIAISVHTIGALGKLFFEVVENADMKPDEGLRASGANWLERVRFAIVPQVLPNFVSYALLRAEINVRASTIIGAVGGGGIGEVFRLSIGNDHASKTYAIIILLLITIIAVDQFSSWLRRRLIGHQSFEFGRGAA, from the coding sequence ATGACGACCACACTGCATCATGGCACCCTCTCCCCCAAGGGATTGAGCGCATCGTCCCAGACGGTGATGCGTCATTATCAACAGCAGCTTGCGACAAGACGGATTTATACCGTTATTTCGCTTGTGATCTTCCTCGTCATCCTCGCCGCTTCACTGAATTTTGCCAACGCGGCCAATTCAGGCAAATTCTTCGAGCGCCTGCCCTATTTCTTCGACTTCATGAAAACCTTCGTGCCGGACAGCCCGCTTGAAATTTTCCGGGCGATGTTCGACCTGCCGTCACCCTATGCGGACGGTTCGCTGAAATATAATTACGTCGCGGATCGTGTTTACATCACCGACAGCTTCTACATCCCGCATTTCATCTATCAGCTGATCATCACGCTCAACATCGCGCTGGTTTCGACAATCATCGGCACCAGCTTTGCCTTCGTGCTCTGCTTCTTTGCCTCCACCAATCTCGTCGGTGCCGGGATTGTGCGCTGGGTCGTGCGCCGGGTAATGGAAGTTTTGCGCGCCTTTCCGGAAATCGTCGTTGCCGGCTTGCTGACCGCCATTCTCTCGATCGGCCCGATTGCCGCGATCATCGCGATTTCAGTCCACACGATCGGCGCTCTGGGCAAGCTGTTCTTCGAAGTGGTGGAAAATGCCGACATGAAGCCGGATGAAGGCCTTCGCGCGTCCGGCGCAAACTGGCTGGAACGCGTTCGCTTCGCCATCGTGCCGCAGGTTCTGCCCAACTTCGTGTCCTACGCGCTGCTACGCGCCGAAATCAACGTGCGCGCCTCCACCATCATCGGTGCTGTCGGTGGCGGCGGCATCGGCGAGGTGTTCCGGCTGTCGATCGGCAACGATCATGCTTCCAAGACCTATGCCATCATCATCCTGCTGCTGATCACCATCATCGCCGTCGACCAGTTTTCCAGCTGGCTGCGCCGCAGACTGATCGGCCATCAATCCTTCGAATTCGGACGGGGAGCAGCCTGA
- the phnD gene encoding phosphonate ABC transporter substrate-binding protein → MLKKILLSAVALGVLAGSAMAQDVKVLRIGLDGSENEADQIRNTKCVADGLKAATGVSEVQVFPSPDYNGVIQGLLGGTIDIASMGASSYAKIALADPKAVDPILTTAGADGSTGYYTIMVARKDSGIKTLADAKGKKIGFADPDSTSGFLVPNVAIPKETGVPVKEYFSETGFGGGHENLVLAVLDKKFDVGTTFGSGVGKWEEGYTAGNLYQMVKKGNLDMDDIVEVWKSPLIPNGPLMVTNKLGDAMKQKVEDFFMELPKKDLACFQGFTQGKNTAYIKVDPSFYQTIIDARKSVIGG, encoded by the coding sequence ATGTTGAAGAAAATCCTTCTTTCGGCAGTCGCCCTTGGCGTTCTGGCCGGTTCCGCCATGGCTCAGGACGTCAAGGTCCTGCGTATCGGTCTCGACGGTTCTGAAAACGAAGCCGACCAGATCCGCAACACGAAGTGCGTTGCCGACGGCCTCAAGGCTGCGACCGGCGTTTCCGAAGTTCAGGTTTTCCCGTCGCCGGACTATAACGGCGTCATCCAGGGCCTGCTCGGCGGCACCATCGACATCGCTTCCATGGGCGCTTCCTCCTACGCCAAGATCGCTCTTGCCGATCCGAAGGCCGTCGATCCGATCCTGACCACCGCTGGCGCCGATGGTTCGACCGGCTATTACACGATCATGGTTGCCCGCAAGGACAGCGGTATCAAGACGCTGGCTGACGCCAAGGGCAAGAAGATCGGTTTTGCCGACCCTGACTCCACCTCCGGCTTCCTCGTCCCGAACGTGGCTATCCCGAAGGAAACCGGCGTTCCGGTGAAGGAATACTTCTCCGAGACCGGCTTCGGTGGCGGCCATGAGAACCTCGTTCTCGCCGTTCTCGACAAGAAGTTCGACGTTGGCACGACCTTCGGTTCGGGCGTTGGCAAGTGGGAAGAAGGCTACACGGCCGGCAACCTCTACCAGATGGTCAAGAAGGGCAACCTCGACATGGACGATATCGTCGAAGTCTGGAAGTCGCCGCTGATCCCGAACGGCCCGCTGATGGTTACCAACAAGCTCGGCGACGCCATGAAGCAGAAGGTCGAAGACTTCTTCATGGAACTGCCGAAGAAGGACCTCGCCTGCTTCCAGGGTTTCACCCAGGGCAAGAACACCGCCTACATCAAGGTCGACCCGTCCTTCTACCAGACGATCATCGACGCCCGTAAGTCCGTTATCGGCGGCTGA
- the phnC gene encoding phosphonate ABC transporter ATP-binding protein produces MSFHLKQVTRRFGNHTAVDAVNVEIPQGQMVGVIGRSGAGKSTLLRMINRLVDPSSGSIHFNDMEVSSLKGAALRNWQRDCAMIFQQFNLVPRLDVLTNVMLGRLNHRSTALSLFNIFTNDERLMAIAALERLGIEHVAMQAAGTLSGGQQQRVAIARALMQSPKMVLADEPIASLDPLNAKIVMDALRDINEREGITVITNLHTLDTARNYCERIIGMSQGRVVFDGTPAELTAAAVTEIYGTDSQGSGIDETMTSTSINIPGAQLPARPIQQSAGPEPLALAGL; encoded by the coding sequence ATGAGCTTTCACCTGAAGCAAGTCACGCGCCGTTTCGGCAACCACACCGCGGTCGATGCCGTAAATGTCGAGATACCGCAGGGTCAGATGGTCGGCGTGATCGGACGCTCCGGCGCCGGCAAATCGACGCTGCTGCGCATGATCAATCGCCTCGTCGATCCCTCCTCGGGTTCCATTCACTTCAACGACATGGAAGTTTCGTCGCTGAAGGGTGCGGCGCTGCGCAACTGGCAGCGCGACTGCGCCATGATTTTCCAGCAGTTCAATCTGGTGCCGCGTCTCGATGTGCTCACCAATGTCATGCTTGGCCGTCTCAACCACCGTTCGACGGCGCTCAGCCTGTTCAACATTTTCACCAATGATGAGCGCCTGATGGCAATCGCCGCCCTTGAGCGGCTCGGCATCGAACATGTGGCCATGCAGGCTGCCGGCACGCTTTCCGGCGGCCAGCAGCAGCGCGTCGCCATCGCCCGCGCCCTGATGCAGTCTCCGAAGATGGTTCTGGCCGATGAGCCGATCGCATCGCTCGACCCGCTCAATGCCAAGATCGTGATGGACGCGCTGCGCGACATCAACGAGCGCGAAGGCATCACCGTCATCACCAACCTGCACACGCTGGATACGGCGCGCAATTATTGCGAACGCATCATCGGCATGTCGCAGGGCCGTGTTGTCTTCGACGGAACGCCGGCGGAGCTGACCGCCGCGGCCGTCACGGAGATTTACGGGACCGATTCACAAGGGTCCGGCATCGACGAGACCATGACGTCGACCAGCATCAACATTCCCGGCGCGCAGCTTCCCGCACGGCCGATACAGCAATCTGCCGGTCCCGAACCGCTCGCTCTCGCCGGGCTCTGA
- a CDS encoding DapH/DapD/GlmU-related protein yields MSVKVGLEPVIHDTARVTNSSIGRYTEISERCRLEEVEMGDYSYVMQDGAIWCATIGKFVNIAASVRINATNHPMQRATLHHFTYRARSYWDDAEDETDFFAARRAKRVVIGHDVWIGHGATLLPGVTVGNGAVIGAGAVVSKDVAPYTIVGGVPARLIRERFSAELGRRMDNLNWWDWDHARLRGALDDFRALAAEDFVAKYGG; encoded by the coding sequence ATGAGTGTCAAGGTCGGTCTCGAACCCGTCATTCACGACACCGCCCGCGTCACCAATTCCTCGATCGGCCGCTATACCGAAATTTCGGAGCGCTGCCGCCTCGAGGAGGTTGAGATGGGCGACTACTCCTACGTCATGCAGGATGGCGCGATCTGGTGCGCCACCATCGGCAAATTCGTCAATATCGCCGCTTCCGTCCGCATCAATGCCACCAATCACCCGATGCAGCGGGCGACATTGCACCATTTCACCTACCGCGCCCGCAGCTACTGGGACGACGCCGAGGATGAAACGGATTTCTTTGCCGCACGCCGCGCCAAGCGGGTGGTGATCGGCCACGATGTCTGGATCGGCCATGGTGCGACCCTCCTGCCCGGCGTGACGGTGGGGAACGGTGCGGTGATCGGCGCTGGCGCAGTGGTATCGAAAGATGTCGCACCCTATACCATCGTCGGCGGCGTGCCCGCCCGGCTGATCCGCGAGCGTTTTTCAGCGGAGCTCGGCCGGCGAATGGATAATCTGAATTGGTGGGATTGGGACCATGCAAGGCTACGCGGTGCGCTCGATGATTTCCGCGCGCTCGCCGCCGAGGATTTCGTGGCGAAATATGGCGGATGA
- the phnL gene encoding phosphonate C-P lyase system protein PhnL gives MATPLIVSEVFKSFTMHLRDGIELPVVRDVNFSVSGRECVVLGGPSGIGKSSILKMLYGNYAIDSGQILIRHEDQVVDIGNASPRTILEIRHRTIGYVSQFLRTVPRVPAIDVVAEPLFARKVAAEEAREQAAMLLSKLNLPRELWSLPPATFSGGEQQRVNIARGFITDHAILLLDEPTASLDAANRRVVVDMIIEKKAKGTALLGIFHDEEVREAVADRILDVSQFSPRKAAA, from the coding sequence ATGGCGACGCCCCTTATCGTTTCGGAAGTCTTCAAAAGCTTCACCATGCATCTTCGCGACGGCATCGAGCTGCCCGTTGTCCGCGATGTCAATTTCTCCGTTTCGGGCCGCGAATGCGTCGTTCTCGGCGGCCCCTCGGGTATCGGCAAAAGCTCGATCCTGAAAATGCTCTATGGCAACTACGCCATCGACAGCGGGCAGATCCTCATCCGTCATGAGGATCAGGTCGTTGATATCGGCAATGCCTCGCCGCGTACGATCCTCGAAATTCGCCATCGCACCATCGGTTATGTCAGTCAGTTCCTGCGCACCGTGCCGCGTGTTCCGGCAATCGACGTCGTTGCCGAACCGCTCTTCGCGCGCAAAGTGGCCGCCGAGGAGGCGCGTGAGCAGGCTGCTATGCTGTTGTCGAAACTCAACCTGCCGCGCGAACTGTGGTCCCTGCCGCCGGCGACCTTTTCGGGCGGCGAGCAGCAGCGCGTCAACATAGCGCGCGGCTTCATCACCGATCATGCGATCCTGCTTCTCGATGAGCCGACCGCATCGCTGGATGCCGCCAACCGGCGGGTGGTCGTCGACATGATCATCGAGAAAAAAGCCAAAGGCACGGCGCTGCTGGGCATTTTCCACGACGAGGAAGTGCGCGAAGCCGTTGCCGACCGCATTCTCGACGTCTCGCAATTCTCTCCCCGGAAGGCAGCGGCATGA
- the phnK gene encoding phosphonate C-P lyase system protein PhnK yields the protein MSDAPLLKVRDVSKYYGDRAGCRNVSFELYPGEVLAIVGESGSGKTTLLNCISTRLMPTAGSVEYRMRDGSVRDLYHMGEAERRFLMRTDWGFVHQNPADGLRMAVSAGANVGERLMAVGNRHYGNIRQLASEWLERVEIGTDRIDDQPRAFSGGMRQRLQIARNLVTSPRLVFMDEPTGGLDVSVQARLLDLVRGLVNDLGLAVVVVTHDLAVARLLSHRMMVMKGGDVIEHGLTDRVLDDPREPYTQLLVSSILQV from the coding sequence ATGAGCGACGCACCGCTTTTGAAAGTCCGGGACGTTTCCAAATATTACGGCGACCGCGCCGGTTGCCGCAATGTCTCCTTCGAGCTTTATCCGGGCGAGGTGCTGGCGATCGTGGGTGAATCCGGTTCCGGCAAGACCACGCTTCTCAACTGCATTTCCACCCGGCTGATGCCAACGGCGGGCAGCGTGGAATATCGCATGCGCGACGGTTCGGTTCGTGACCTCTACCACATGGGTGAGGCTGAACGACGTTTCCTGATGCGCACCGACTGGGGTTTCGTGCACCAGAACCCGGCGGACGGGCTGCGGATGGCGGTTTCGGCCGGCGCCAATGTCGGTGAGCGGCTGATGGCCGTGGGCAACCGGCATTACGGCAATATAAGGCAATTGGCCAGCGAATGGCTGGAGCGGGTGGAAATCGGCACCGACCGCATCGACGACCAGCCGCGCGCCTTCTCCGGCGGCATGCGCCAGCGCCTGCAGATTGCCCGCAATCTCGTCACCTCGCCGCGCCTCGTCTTCATGGACGAACCGACGGGCGGCCTCGATGTCTCCGTGCAGGCGCGCCTGCTCGATCTGGTTCGCGGTCTCGTCAATGATCTCGGCCTTGCCGTCGTCGTCGTCACCCATGATCTGGCCGTGGCACGACTGCTGTCTCATCGCATGATGGTGATGAAGGGCGGCGACGTCATCGAGCATGGTCTCACCGACCGGGTGCTGGATGATCCGCGCGAGCCCTACACGCAATTGCTTGTTTCCTCCATTTTGCAGGTTTGA